Proteins encoded by one window of Nocardia goodfellowii:
- a CDS encoding VOC family protein: MTPQLDFLSIVVSDMAASVAFYRRLGLAFPAGSEGEAHVEATTPGGIRVALDTEDVIRSFYPGWQATADGGRVGMAFRCAGPAEVDSVFAELVDAGYEGELKPFDAVWGQRYAVIKDPDGNGVDLYAPLS, from the coding sequence ATGACACCGCAATTGGATTTCCTCAGCATCGTGGTTTCGGACATGGCCGCATCCGTCGCCTTCTACCGGCGGCTCGGACTGGCGTTTCCGGCGGGTTCCGAGGGCGAAGCGCACGTGGAGGCCACCACTCCCGGTGGTATCCGGGTCGCCCTGGACACCGAGGATGTGATTCGCTCGTTCTATCCCGGATGGCAGGCGACGGCTGACGGCGGCCGGGTCGGCATGGCGTTCCGCTGCGCCGGCCCCGCCGAGGTCGATTCCGTGTTCGCCGAACTGGTGGACGCCGGGTACGAGGGTGAGCTCAAACCCTTCGACGCGGTATGGGGCCAGCGGTACGCCGTCATCAAGGACCCGGACGGTAACGGCGTCGACCTCTACGCGCCGCTCTCCTGA
- a CDS encoding arsenate reductase ArsC, protein MAHTPSVLFVCVHNAGRSQMAAGFLTALAGDRIEVRSAGSEPGAQVNPIAVAAMAEVGIDISGAAPKKLTDEAVGVSDVVITMGCGDACPYFPGISYRDWVLPDPSGQSIEVVRTIRDHIRILVENLIAELVPAPH, encoded by the coding sequence ATGGCCCACACACCCAGTGTGCTGTTCGTCTGCGTGCACAATGCCGGCCGCTCCCAGATGGCAGCCGGATTCCTCACCGCGCTCGCCGGGGACCGTATCGAGGTGCGTTCCGCCGGCAGCGAACCCGGTGCGCAGGTGAACCCGATCGCCGTGGCCGCGATGGCCGAGGTCGGCATCGACATCTCCGGCGCGGCGCCGAAGAAGCTGACCGACGAAGCGGTGGGGGTTTCGGATGTGGTGATCACCATGGGCTGTGGCGACGCCTGCCCGTACTTCCCCGGCATCAGCTACCGGGACTGGGTGCTGCCCGACCCGTCGGGCCAGTCCATCGAGGTGGTGCGCACGATCCGCGACCACATCCGCATCCTCGTGGAGAATCTGATCGCGGAACTGGTGCCCGCGCCGCACTGA
- a CDS encoding oxygenase MpaB family protein: MTVALEAAAPELPPPSPFRPGTRTWDETGLITFSLTAGSAFLLQTMEPTISAVVDAHSTFRTDPVGRALRSISSVMMWVYGGEEALAEADRLRTMHASLNTTDAAGVKHKALASGPWAWVLHTGTFAFTENAKYFARRPLTYAEKEAYYQETLQMMRNFSVAPKEIPADFAAFEKFFADMVENHLEATDTARDYLRVIRSIAPPKQLPRMLTPIWRAAVAPVGTLQYFVTVGTTPEPARRKLGLSWSEADERKLRALGWLLARLVPLLPERLRYFPIAYEARRLERDRQRLRKVIDLRPI; the protein is encoded by the coding sequence ATGACTGTCGCCCTCGAAGCCGCCGCACCGGAACTCCCGCCGCCCAGCCCCTTTCGGCCCGGCACCCGGACGTGGGACGAAACCGGGCTCATCACCTTCTCGCTCACGGCCGGTTCGGCCTTCCTGCTGCAGACCATGGAGCCGACGATCTCCGCGGTGGTCGACGCGCACTCCACCTTCCGCACCGACCCGGTGGGCCGGGCGCTGCGCAGCATCTCCTCGGTGATGATGTGGGTTTACGGCGGCGAGGAGGCGCTCGCCGAAGCCGACCGGCTACGCACCATGCACGCCTCGCTCAACACCACCGACGCGGCGGGCGTCAAGCACAAGGCGCTGGCCTCGGGCCCGTGGGCCTGGGTTCTGCACACGGGGACTTTCGCCTTCACCGAGAACGCGAAGTACTTCGCGCGCCGGCCGCTCACCTATGCGGAGAAAGAGGCGTACTACCAGGAGACATTGCAGATGATGCGCAATTTCTCGGTGGCGCCCAAGGAGATTCCCGCCGACTTCGCCGCGTTCGAGAAGTTCTTCGCCGACATGGTGGAGAACCACTTGGAGGCCACCGATACCGCGCGCGACTACCTGCGGGTCATCCGATCGATCGCGCCACCCAAGCAGCTACCGCGCATGCTCACGCCGATCTGGCGGGCCGCGGTCGCTCCGGTGGGCACACTGCAGTACTTCGTCACGGTCGGCACCACGCCCGAACCCGCGCGCCGAAAGCTCGGCCTGTCCTGGTCCGAGGCGGACGAGCGCAAACTCCGGGCACTGGGCTGGCTACTCGCCCGGCTGGTGCCGTTGCTGCCGGAACGGCTGCGCTATTTCCCGATCGCCTACGAGGCGCGGCGGTTGGAACGCGATCGTCAGCGTCTGCGCAAGGTCATCGACCTGCGCCCGATCTGA
- a CDS encoding D-arabinono-1,4-lactone oxidase, with protein MTNSWVNWAGDQQCAPADVAAPRNRDEIADILARATDRGHTVRVAGAGHSFTDTVLTDGTLMNLSNMNRILEVDSASGLVRVEGGITLNAASNALHASGLAFPNLGDIDVQTIAGATATGTHGTGAGLQNISAALHSVELVLADGSVLELNEASDPDGWRAARVSVGALGVVSAVTLRLVPSFVLEGIERPVPVEEILDDLDSYVDGNEHFEFYMFAHSPLAMTKRNNKTELPEQPRAKAVDWFADILMSNHMFDGLCRLSKWRPGMIPWIHRGAAYAGSYRRQVDRSYRVFASPRLFRFTEMEYAIPRAHSAAAIREIKELAAKYETPMPIEVRWVAPDDAFLSPAGGRDTCYIAVHQYQGMEWEPFFRACEAVFDRYAGRPHWGKRHFQTAGTLRERYPHWDEFAEVRRRLDPKGLFANPYLDRVLGPID; from the coding sequence ATGACCAACTCGTGGGTGAACTGGGCCGGGGATCAGCAGTGCGCTCCGGCGGATGTCGCCGCACCGCGCAATCGCGACGAGATCGCGGACATCCTCGCGCGCGCCACCGACCGCGGACACACCGTGCGCGTCGCCGGTGCGGGACATTCGTTCACCGACACCGTCCTCACCGACGGCACCCTGATGAACCTGTCGAACATGAACCGCATCCTCGAGGTCGACAGCGCCTCCGGACTGGTGCGGGTCGAGGGCGGCATCACCCTCAACGCCGCGAGCAACGCCCTGCACGCCTCCGGTCTCGCGTTCCCCAATCTCGGCGACATCGATGTGCAGACCATCGCCGGCGCGACCGCCACCGGCACCCACGGCACCGGCGCCGGCCTGCAGAACATCTCGGCCGCACTGCATTCGGTGGAATTGGTGCTGGCCGACGGCAGCGTGCTGGAACTGAACGAAGCCTCCGATCCGGACGGCTGGCGGGCCGCCCGGGTCAGCGTCGGCGCCCTCGGCGTCGTCTCCGCGGTGACACTGCGACTGGTGCCCTCGTTCGTGCTGGAAGGCATCGAGCGGCCGGTGCCGGTCGAGGAGATCCTGGACGACCTCGATTCCTACGTCGACGGCAACGAGCACTTCGAGTTCTACATGTTCGCGCACAGCCCGCTGGCGATGACCAAGCGCAACAACAAGACCGAGCTACCCGAGCAACCGCGCGCCAAGGCGGTGGACTGGTTCGCCGACATTCTGATGTCGAACCACATGTTCGACGGCCTGTGCCGGCTCAGCAAGTGGCGGCCGGGCATGATCCCGTGGATCCACCGCGGCGCGGCCTACGCGGGCAGCTACCGCCGTCAGGTCGACCGCTCGTACCGGGTGTTCGCCTCCCCGAGACTGTTCCGCTTCACGGAGATGGAATACGCGATACCGCGCGCACATTCGGCCGCGGCGATCCGTGAGATCAAGGAACTGGCCGCGAAGTACGAGACGCCGATGCCCATCGAAGTGCGCTGGGTCGCGCCCGACGACGCGTTCCTGTCCCCCGCGGGCGGCCGCGACACCTGCTACATCGCGGTGCACCAGTATCAGGGCATGGAGTGGGAGCCGTTCTTCCGTGCCTGCGAAGCCGTTTTCGATCGCTATGCGGGCCGCCCGCATTGGGGCAAGCGCCACTTCCAGACCGCCGGCACCCTGCGCGAGCGCTACCCGCACTGGGACGAGTTCGCGGAGGTGCGCCGTCGACTCGATCCCAAGGGCCTGTTCGCCAATCCCTATCTGGATCGAGTCCTCGGCCCTATCGACTGA
- a CDS encoding TetR/AcrR family transcriptional regulator, which produces MNQATTPAPPRRLRADAARNQQRILAAAADLFAEHGLEITLDDVAERAGVGVGTVYRRFANKKELITEVFAQKIDEFAVAAEDAARHDDPWLGVVQFFEYACTHLATNRGFSDVLLELEDDLERFTQVRDRIKPTVGFLIDRAQQAGALAPGIEPSDFFALIHMVDALAEFARPVNSETWQRYMAITLNGMRSDAVPRRPLTVPPLSDAEVEQAKGCTGRRRNT; this is translated from the coding sequence GTGAATCAGGCCACTACCCCCGCTCCACCACGGCGTTTGCGCGCCGATGCCGCACGCAACCAGCAACGGATCCTCGCCGCCGCGGCGGACCTGTTCGCCGAGCACGGCCTGGAGATCACGCTCGACGACGTCGCCGAGCGCGCGGGAGTCGGCGTCGGAACGGTGTATCGCCGGTTCGCCAACAAGAAGGAACTGATCACGGAGGTCTTCGCGCAGAAGATCGACGAGTTCGCGGTCGCCGCCGAGGACGCGGCCCGGCACGACGACCCCTGGCTCGGGGTGGTGCAGTTCTTCGAGTACGCGTGCACCCATTTGGCCACCAATCGTGGCTTCAGCGATGTCCTGCTGGAACTCGAGGACGATCTGGAGCGGTTCACCCAGGTCCGCGATCGCATCAAGCCGACCGTCGGCTTCCTCATCGACCGGGCCCAGCAGGCCGGTGCGCTGGCGCCCGGTATCGAGCCGTCGGATTTCTTCGCGCTCATCCACATGGTCGACGCGCTGGCCGAATTCGCCCGGCCGGTCAACTCCGAGACCTGGCAGCGCTATATGGCCATCACCCTCAACGGGATGCGCTCGGACGCGGTGCCGCGGCGGCCGCTGACCGTGCCGCCGCTGAGCGACGCCGAGGTCGAGCAGGCCAAGGGGTGCACCGGCCGCCGCCGGAATACCTGA
- a CDS encoding lipase family protein has product MRRAAVRALTVVAATALSAGLAGAPPATAAIYPLPDPDAFYWAPPDLANFQPGDVIRSRPVPTPGFPGATGWQLLFRSNDSHDNPIAAVTTLMIPAGGAGSSDTGSSGGRPLLSYQPFVNSLGLQCAPSHSLFNGQMQEAAALNIPLSRGWAVNVPDHLGPTSAYGAAQLGGKITLDSIRAVRRFEPARLADSQVGLTGYSGGGMTTGFAAAMAPDYAPELPIVGVAQGGVPVNIGKLALDVGQTPHALFGLGFAAAIGLEREYSNEVDMASKLNDAGNELRGQMANACSAEIISMGANRSFYDVFMPSATQVALSDADPALIRILHENSLETYPGVPRAPVFEWHGDADQVSPQLVRELAGRYCHAGTPVLLEMIPGADHGIAGIQGLPNAFVYMSDRFAGLPAPSNC; this is encoded by the coding sequence TTGCGACGCGCGGCGGTCCGCGCGCTCACAGTCGTTGCGGCCACGGCCCTTTCGGCCGGCCTGGCCGGCGCGCCACCCGCCACGGCGGCGATCTACCCGCTGCCGGACCCCGACGCCTTCTACTGGGCGCCCCCCGATTTGGCCAACTTCCAACCCGGCGATGTCATCCGCAGCCGTCCGGTCCCGACGCCCGGCTTCCCCGGCGCGACCGGCTGGCAGTTGCTGTTTCGCTCCAACGATTCCCACGACAACCCGATCGCCGCCGTCACCACCCTGATGATCCCCGCGGGCGGCGCCGGCAGCAGCGACACCGGAAGTAGCGGCGGGCGCCCGCTGCTCTCGTATCAGCCCTTCGTCAACTCGCTCGGCCTGCAGTGCGCACCGTCGCACAGCCTGTTCAACGGCCAGATGCAGGAGGCGGCGGCACTGAACATCCCACTGAGCCGCGGCTGGGCGGTGAACGTCCCCGATCATCTCGGCCCGACGAGCGCCTACGGCGCGGCCCAGCTCGGCGGCAAGATCACCCTCGACAGCATCCGCGCGGTCCGGCGCTTCGAACCGGCGCGTCTCGCGGACAGCCAGGTCGGTCTGACCGGGTACTCCGGCGGCGGCATGACAACCGGCTTCGCGGCGGCTATGGCTCCGGATTACGCGCCGGAACTGCCGATCGTCGGCGTCGCCCAGGGCGGGGTGCCGGTCAATATCGGCAAACTCGCGCTGGATGTCGGCCAGACTCCGCACGCCCTGTTCGGGCTCGGCTTCGCGGCCGCGATCGGCTTGGAGCGGGAGTACTCCAACGAGGTCGACATGGCGTCCAAGCTCAACGACGCGGGCAACGAACTGCGTGGCCAGATGGCGAACGCTTGCTCCGCCGAGATCATTTCGATGGGCGCGAACCGCAGTTTCTACGACGTGTTCATGCCTTCGGCGACCCAGGTCGCGCTGAGTGACGCCGATCCGGCCCTGATCCGGATCCTGCACGAGAACAGTCTGGAGACCTACCCGGGCGTCCCCCGTGCACCGGTTTTCGAATGGCACGGTGACGCGGATCAGGTCAGCCCGCAGCTGGTGCGCGAGCTGGCCGGACGCTACTGCCACGCGGGGACGCCGGTGCTGCTGGAGATGATTCCCGGCGCCGATCACGGCATCGCGGGCATTCAGGGTCTGCCGAACGCCTTCGTGTACATGTCCGACCGGTTCGCGGGTCTCCCCGCGCCTTCCAACTGCTGA
- the crcB gene encoding fluoride efflux transporter CrcB encodes MTFGAAGGQDMGSRTRTPAVEPMVLVAIALGGGLGAVARFGIGELWPVPPGRFPWSTFVINVVGCFLIGILMFLITEVWVAHRLLRPLLGVGFLGGFTTFSTYSLEIRRLLESGDTAVAFGYLGGTVVAALAAVVLGTAAARFMTGSRWGRQSELGNRREAKGVHR; translated from the coding sequence ATGACATTCGGCGCGGCAGGAGGTCAGGACATGGGTTCGCGAACCCGCACTCCGGCCGTCGAGCCGATGGTGCTGGTGGCGATCGCGCTCGGCGGCGGGCTCGGCGCGGTGGCACGATTCGGCATCGGCGAGCTGTGGCCGGTGCCGCCCGGACGCTTCCCGTGGTCCACGTTCGTGATCAACGTCGTCGGCTGTTTCCTGATCGGGATATTGATGTTCCTGATTACCGAGGTATGGGTTGCCCATAGGCTGCTAAGGCCGCTGCTGGGCGTCGGATTCCTCGGCGGCTTCACCACTTTTTCGACCTATAGCCTGGAAATTCGTAGACTGCTCGAATCTGGTGACACGGCCGTAGCATTCGGCTATCTCGGGGGAACGGTGGTGGCGGCGCTGGCCGCGGTGGTGCTCGGCACGGCCGCCGCGCGCTTCATGACAGGAAGCAGGTGGGGGCGGCAGAGCGAACTGGGAAACCGACGAGAAGCGAAGGGGGTCCACCGATGA
- the crcB gene encoding fluoride efflux transporter CrcB: protein MNGMLVVLGGMLGAPARYLLDRAVATRFGSRLPWGTLTVNIVGSAVLGALIGAGVDGSWLAVAGTGFCGALTTYSTFGYETIQLVTNGAYASAFGNVVLNVTAGLAAVFAAASATQGSWT from the coding sequence ATGAACGGGATGCTGGTGGTGCTCGGCGGCATGCTCGGCGCACCGGCGCGATACCTCCTCGACCGGGCCGTCGCGACGCGTTTCGGATCCCGGCTGCCCTGGGGCACATTGACCGTTAACATTGTCGGTTCGGCGGTGCTCGGCGCTCTCATCGGCGCCGGGGTCGACGGATCCTGGCTGGCCGTCGCCGGTACCGGCTTCTGCGGTGCGCTCACCACGTACAGCACGTTCGGGTACGAAACCATCCAGTTGGTCACCAACGGTGCGTACGCGTCCGCGTTCGGCAACGTGGTGCTCAACGTGACGGCCGGCCTGGCCGCGGTGTTCGCTGCCGCGTCCGCGACCCAGGGGTCGTGGACATGA
- the pgm gene encoding phosphoglucomutase (alpha-D-glucose-1,6-bisphosphate-dependent) yields MAHDRAGRPARPTDLEDIAHLVTAYYSRIPDPKDPAQQVVFGTSGHRGSSLDTAFNEAHILAITQAIVEYRATRGITGPVYLARDTHALSEPAWTTVLEVLAGNGVTAVVDARDRYTPTPALSHAVLRHNRRRTKHQADGIVVTPSHNPPRDGGIKYNPPHGGPADTVATDAIAARANELLRAGLTEVKRTTLRNAMRTLVERYDYLDHYIADLPNVLNLDAIRGAGIRLGADPMGGASVDYWEEIGQRYDLELEVVNPFVDPTWRFMTLDADGKIRMDPSSRYAMAALVAIKDDYDISTGNDADADRHGIVTPDGGLMNPNHFLAVAIEYLVANRMGWDALTKIGKTVVTSSMIDRVVSVLGRDVHEVPVGFKWFVPGLFSGSLAFGGEESAGASFLRHDGTVWTTDKDGILLALLAAEIAAVTGQSPSARYVELERRYGSPAYARIDAPASAEQKERLAKLNPDMIASTEIAGEPITAVLTRARGNGAPLGGLKVTTENAWFAARPSGTEDKYKIYAESFHGPEHLTQVQAAAEEMVGQALQGAK; encoded by the coding sequence ATGGCCCATGATCGAGCCGGGCGTCCCGCGCGCCCGACCGACCTGGAAGACATCGCGCATCTGGTGACGGCCTACTACAGCCGTATCCCCGATCCGAAGGACCCGGCGCAGCAGGTGGTGTTCGGCACCTCGGGACATCGCGGGTCCAGCCTCGACACCGCGTTCAACGAAGCCCACATCCTCGCCATCACCCAGGCGATCGTGGAGTACCGCGCCACCCGCGGGATCACCGGCCCGGTCTATCTGGCGCGCGATACGCACGCGCTGTCCGAGCCCGCGTGGACGACCGTGCTGGAGGTGCTGGCCGGCAACGGCGTCACCGCGGTGGTCGACGCCCGCGACCGCTACACCCCGACGCCCGCGCTGAGTCACGCCGTGCTCCGCCACAATCGGCGGCGTACCAAGCATCAGGCCGACGGCATCGTGGTCACCCCGTCGCACAATCCACCGCGCGACGGCGGCATCAAGTACAACCCGCCGCACGGCGGTCCCGCCGACACCGTCGCCACCGACGCCATCGCCGCGCGCGCCAACGAACTGCTGCGGGCCGGGCTCACCGAGGTCAAGCGCACCACGCTGCGCAACGCCATGCGCACCCTGGTGGAGCGCTACGACTACCTCGATCACTACATCGCCGACCTGCCGAACGTCTTGAACCTGGACGCGATCCGGGGCGCGGGCATCCGGCTCGGCGCCGACCCGATGGGCGGCGCCAGCGTCGACTACTGGGAGGAGATCGGGCAGCGCTACGACCTCGAACTCGAGGTCGTCAACCCGTTCGTCGACCCGACCTGGCGGTTCATGACGCTGGACGCCGACGGCAAGATCCGGATGGATCCCTCCTCGCGGTACGCCATGGCCGCGCTCGTCGCCATCAAGGACGACTACGACATCTCCACCGGCAACGACGCCGATGCCGACCGGCACGGCATCGTCACGCCCGACGGCGGCCTGATGAACCCGAACCATTTCCTCGCGGTGGCGATCGAATACCTGGTGGCGAACCGGATGGGCTGGGACGCGCTCACCAAGATCGGCAAGACCGTGGTCACCTCGTCCATGATCGACCGGGTGGTCAGCGTGCTCGGCCGCGACGTGCACGAGGTGCCGGTCGGGTTCAAATGGTTCGTGCCCGGATTGTTCAGCGGCAGCCTGGCTTTCGGCGGTGAGGAGAGCGCCGGGGCGTCGTTCCTGCGGCACGACGGCACGGTCTGGACCACCGACAAGGACGGCATTCTGCTGGCGCTGCTCGCCGCCGAGATCGCCGCCGTCACCGGGCAGAGCCCGTCCGCCCGGTACGTCGAATTGGAGCGCCGCTACGGCAGCCCCGCCTACGCGCGGATCGATGCTCCCGCCAGCGCGGAACAGAAAGAGCGTCTGGCGAAGTTGAACCCGGACATGATTGCCTCCACAGAGATCGCGGGCGAGCCGATCACCGCGGTCCTCACCCGAGCGCGCGGAAACGGCGCCCCGCTGGGCGGACTGAAGGTGACCACCGAGAACGCGTGGTTCGCCGCCCGGCCCTCCGGCACCGAGGACAAGTACAAGATCTACGCCGAGTCGTTCCACGGCCCCGAGCACCTGACCCAGGTGCAGGCGGCCGCGGAGGAAATGGTCGGGCAGGCGCTGCAAGGTGCCAAGTAG
- a CDS encoding MFS transporter, whose translation MREPVRRGRNRPEPLPVEIWVLVGGSFVIALGFGLVAPVLPQFARSFGVGVAAASAIVSAFALMRLLFAPFSGRLVQRLGERWVYLSGLLIVAVSTGASALAQTYWQLLVLRSVGGIGSTMFTVSALALVIRMSPPQQRGRVSGVWSTSFLVGSISGPLLGGVLAGLGVRAPFIIYALALLAVTLAVYLALRNSTLAAPEVSGVLQVMSFRQALVRSEYRAVLWSNFANGAAIFGVRMALVPLLVVEVLKLPSGMAGVALTTFAAGNVAVLFLAGRGSDRFGRKPFLIAGALICAIGTAGLGFAPNLLWLLVTSVVAGIGSGMLTPSQQAALADIIGPKARGGPVLAGFQMAGDLGTVIGAVSVGALAEYTSYEVALTVTGALLAAAAVAWLVVPEPMQRGGEPEFAGERDKVDSG comes from the coding sequence ATCCGTGAGCCGGTCCGGCGTGGGCGTAACCGGCCCGAACCGCTTCCGGTCGAGATCTGGGTCCTGGTCGGCGGGTCGTTCGTCATCGCCCTCGGATTCGGGTTGGTCGCGCCCGTCCTGCCCCAATTCGCGCGCAGCTTCGGAGTCGGTGTGGCCGCGGCGTCCGCGATCGTGAGCGCGTTCGCGTTGATGCGGCTGCTGTTCGCGCCGTTCAGCGGGCGGCTGGTGCAGCGGCTGGGGGAGCGCTGGGTCTACCTCAGCGGATTGCTCATCGTGGCGGTGTCCACCGGCGCCAGCGCGCTGGCCCAAACCTATTGGCAGCTGCTGGTCCTGCGATCCGTCGGCGGTATCGGGTCGACCATGTTCACGGTGTCCGCGCTGGCGCTCGTCATCCGGATGTCACCACCCCAGCAACGCGGCCGGGTGTCCGGCGTGTGGTCGACCAGCTTCCTCGTCGGATCCATCAGCGGCCCGCTGCTGGGTGGCGTGCTGGCCGGGCTCGGGGTGCGCGCGCCGTTCATCATCTACGCGCTCGCGCTGCTCGCGGTCACTCTCGCGGTGTATCTGGCACTGCGGAATTCCACCCTGGCCGCGCCCGAAGTCAGCGGCGTGCTGCAGGTGATGTCGTTCCGCCAAGCGCTCGTGCGCTCGGAGTATCGGGCCGTGCTGTGGTCCAACTTCGCCAACGGCGCCGCCATCTTCGGTGTGCGCATGGCCCTGGTGCCCTTGCTCGTCGTCGAGGTGCTGAAACTGCCCAGCGGGATGGCCGGTGTCGCGTTGACGACGTTCGCCGCGGGCAATGTGGCGGTGCTTTTCCTCGCCGGACGCGGTTCGGATCGCTTCGGGCGCAAGCCCTTCCTGATCGCCGGAGCGCTCATCTGCGCCATCGGCACCGCCGGTCTGGGCTTCGCCCCGAACCTGCTGTGGTTGCTGGTGACCTCTGTGGTCGCCGGTATCGGCTCCGGCATGCTCACCCCCAGCCAGCAGGCCGCGCTCGCCGACATCATCGGCCCGAAGGCGCGTGGCGGGCCGGTGCTCGCCGGATTCCAGATGGCGGGTGATCTCGGGACCGTCATCGGGGCGGTGTCCGTCGGTGCGCTGGCCGAATACACCTCCTACGAGGTGGCGCTGACCGTGACCGGAGCGTTGCTCGCGGCCGCGGCCGTGGCCTGGCTGGTGGTGCCGGAACCGATGCAGCGAGGTGGCGAACCCGAATTCGCCGGAGAACGCGACAAAGTGGATTCGGGATAG
- a CDS encoding DsbA family protein, which yields MSSVTTYALGALALVVVVVIVIVAVRSGRGNELPVRNDGYGQVHNTAVVSVLAPDGTVLLGRPDAAKTIDIFEDPLCPACAMVERAYGQELAQKVDEGKLAIRYHYVNFLDEQSASRDYSTRAIAADECVAAAGSGPVYSQFQHRLFTTDQPKEGGDSDLTNQQLADLAREVGASAEAVQCISSGAKVEAAKANAQTATEALKRLNDGKVSTPSVFDGTKRQDMNNENWVVEVAP from the coding sequence ATGTCCAGCGTGACCACCTACGCCCTGGGCGCGCTCGCCCTCGTCGTGGTCGTCGTGATCGTGATCGTGGCCGTCCGCAGCGGACGCGGGAACGAACTGCCCGTCCGCAACGACGGCTACGGCCAGGTGCACAACACCGCCGTGGTCTCCGTCCTCGCCCCCGACGGCACCGTCCTACTCGGTCGCCCGGACGCCGCCAAGACCATCGACATCTTCGAAGACCCACTCTGCCCCGCCTGCGCCATGGTCGAACGCGCCTACGGCCAGGAGCTCGCCCAGAAGGTCGACGAAGGCAAACTCGCCATCCGCTACCACTACGTCAACTTCCTCGACGAACAGTCCGCCAGCCGCGACTACTCCACCCGCGCCATCGCCGCCGACGAATGCGTCGCCGCCGCCGGCTCCGGCCCCGTCTACTCCCAATTCCAGCACCGCCTGTTCACCACCGACCAGCCCAAGGAAGGCGGCGACAGCGACCTCACCAACCAGCAACTCGCCGACCTCGCCCGGGAAGTCGGTGCCTCCGCCGAGGCGGTGCAGTGCATCAGCTCCGGCGCGAAAGTCGAAGCGGCCAAGGCGAATGCGCAGACCGCGACCGAGGCTTTGAAGCGGCTGAACGATGGGAAGGTCTCGACACCATCGGTTTTCGATGGGACCAAGCGTCAGGATATGAACAATGAGAACTGGGTGGTGGAAGTCGCGCCGTAG